The Vigna unguiculata cultivar IT97K-499-35 chromosome 11, ASM411807v1, whole genome shotgun sequence genomic sequence AGATGACTTGTACttcataaatttaatgaaaataaattgtcaCATGGTCAGACTGAATCAGAAGTCATAGTTTTTCGTTttctccccaaaataagtctccgacaatttttgaaatatgtgtgGGGAGAAGAATCATAGTTAggatttccattttttttctttttgtgcttttgttttctatttttcaattttcaattttattttgatttaaaagaaaatttgagatttttttgttagaaaattgtgaaagtgaGCTCTTTGTGGTTTCCACCTCCAAGGACTACTTTTACCAAACGTTGGGTTAGAAGCTTGGTAGGGGTAGTTGACACTTGGTTATGAGGTGTTACACACCTTCCTTACTTTTAAGACATCTTTTAATGACAAAATTGTAACTTAACTCTGAGCTCCAAAGTGAATCTTTTAATGACAAAATTGTAACTGAACTCTAAGCTCCATAGTGGATTCTTCAATTGCTAATTAATCCTAACTCTATTATTTCAGCCGACTTGAGGTtacaacatatattttataatagtaataataacaaattgTGAATACCTTGAACCGCATACTTGGAAACTATGATTCCAAAAGTACAAATATCTCATCGATGGTCATTGTCATCTTTCCCATTTATACTTACCATTTGTTGTATTTCTTTTCCTCTTTAGTCGGCACTAACGTAAGCACTAATTTATTTCCCACGATCCACACATATGTGCTAGATCTCAATGGTTCCTAATTACTAAATACTAATACTAGCATCGTAGACAATGAACACGTACATGCaattttgagaaaataataGTACTTAAAGAAGTTATAGTTGCAAGCACGATCACACTTAGACGGACAGAGAAGTTATCTCATTGTGGTATTTTATGTCATATTACTTTATGCTTAATTCATATATAGAGGGTCACAAATTTATGGCACTATGAAAGTCGCAAAAGAATATAGATGGAGCAGGAGATGGAGAACATAGAGTCTCAAACTTCCAACATAACAACAGTACAAGACGAAGCACCTGAGCTCTTTTGCAAGGGAAATCCCTCAATAACTCTAAAGGTTTTGTGATTTTGGAAGTAGCATTTATCTCTATGCATTGATTGGAATAAAAAATTTCGTATGTTATCCTCATGATTAAAATCTAGCCACGTGTGTATTTTTTTAGAGTAAACTATTTTTCGAATATTGTTAATGAAAAATTTGTTGCTAGTTCATAATCATGTTGTTTCTCTAAAAGTagccaaaataattatatagaaaattatgattttttttttctcattcctAGGCGCTTCTATATTTGTGCTTaacatatcaatttttttagtatggATTTATGCTGAAATTTGTTGTTACTTATTGCATGTAGTTCCGCgatgttatttataaaattaagagcAGAAAGGGGGGATTTTTGAAGAGCAAAATAGAAGAGAAAGTAGTTCTGAATGGAGTGACAGGCATGGTTGAACCTGGAGAAATTCTTGCCATGTTAGGTCCCTCTGGAAGTGGCAAAACTACTTTGCTAGCAGCATTGGGAGGCAAGCTTGGAGGAAAACTTTATGGAAGCATAACATATAATGGAAAAGCCTTCTCAAATGCAATGAAGAGGAAAACAGGTTTTGTGACACAAGATGACGTTCTGTATCCCCACTTGACTGTGACAGAAACTCTTGTGTTCACAGCCTTTCTAAGATTGCCAAGCAGTTTATCCAAAATGGAGAAAATTGAGCATGCAAAAGCTGTGGTGGCTCAACTTGGTTTAACCAAGTGCAAGGACAGCATCATTGGAGGCCCACTTCTTAGAGGTGTTTCTGGTGGGGAGAGAAAAAGGGTTAGTATTGGACAAGAAATGCTCATAAACCCAAGCTTGCTATTTCTGGACGAGCCAACCTCTGGCCTAGACTCAACAACAGCTCAAAGAATTGTCTCAATTTTGTGGGAGCTAGCAAATGGAGGGAGAACTGTTGTGATGACCATACATCAACCTTCAAGTAGGATTTACTCCATGTTTCACAGGGTATTACTGCTTTCAGAAGGGAACCTACTCTATTTTGGAAATGGGTCTGAAGCTATAgaatattttactaatattgGATTTGCCCCTACCATGCCATTGAACCCCTCAGATTTCCTTTTGGATCTTGCAAATGGTAAGCTGTGTTCTCTGTTTATTTTACGCCTTTTGAGCTTTTGCTATTTATCAGTCTTTATACTCTgcctataaaaaaaaagaaaaaaagatatcTTTATGCTCtgaatacaaaatttttaaaatcttatttttctttgataacCTACAAATGTTTCGAAAAATTTACTAATTTCAACGTTTAATAATTGCGCAAATAAATCATTAGTCACTTCaatgattttaatgttttaaaatcctTAACTAACTTTTTAAAATCTCTTATAGTGAATGacttttacattaaaattttatccaaTTAACTTTTATTCAGAGGATTTAAGAAGAATAAATTAAGAATATGAaataacttgaaatttttaattaagtttaataaagTTACATTCCATCTTTCGGAAAAGTTGAAAGAAAGATGTGATATTAGTTGATTTTAACTTATTGCCAAAATTTGATTTACTTtacctttttttgttttcttctttaaccAATATTTTACTAGAAATTCGTCCAATCGAACTTAAatggaaattttaaaaatttatttagaggATAAAACTAGAACTGATAAATGAACTCTTCGTACTTAATAAGTATTTTACATACTGATGCTGCAAGTATGAGAAGAAAGACAGGAATGAAGAAGAGTTCTCTAGGTTTATATCCTCTTATTAATgtttacttaaaatataatacatggTTTTACTTTCTTATTTGGCCACATGGGAACAAAAATTGCAGGTGTCTACACTGGTCAATCGAATGAGGACCATGCCTTGAATAAGAACAAATTGATTTCCGCATATAGGAACTACTTTGATGTCAAATTTAAGCCAGTAATTCAAGAAATTCCAGAATACGGTAGGACTCAGGGTAGATTTGAAGGCAATGAATTTGGGGAATGGCCTACCAGTTGGTCAGACCAGTTTCTTGTACTGCTGGAAAGGGATGTTAAAGAGAGAAAATATGCATCATTTTCTGGCCTGAAGGTTTTTCAGGTTCTTGTGGTTGCTCTTATTACAGGATTACTATGGTATAAGTGTGATATTTCACGCTTGCAGGATCAGGTAATAACTCTCAACAGATAAATAAGATGTATTTGGACTGACCtaaagtatatataaatattatttctcACATTAGTTGTAAATTGTAATTACAACACTGAATTATTTTCTGGTTTTAACATAAACATGTTAATGATTTAAGGTTTGTTCTTCAAAATGGTTGTAGCGAAAATTCTTCTCTGAATTCAACTCACATCCTAATATGTCACTAGTGTTCCTCACCCATTTACTTTTTCTCGCAATAAACAAATCGTAATGCAACTGCTATATACTTGCAGATTGGAATTCTATTCTTCCTTACTAGCTTTTGGGGTAGCATGCCGCTCTATCAAGCAATATTCACATTCCCTCAAGAGCTAATGATGCTGGAGAAGGAACGATCCTCTGGAATGTACAAGCTCTCTTCATACTTCATGTCAAGGATGGTTGGTGACCTTCCAATGGAGCTTGTGCTTCCATCCATATTCCTCACCATAATCTATTGGTTGGTAGGGTTGAAAAACAATGTGGTAAACTTCTCATTCACACTTCTCACTATTTTACTCGATGTCTTGGTTTCACAAGGACTAGGCCTTGCCATTGGTGCTATTGTAATGGACCAGAAATCCGCAACCACACTGGCCTCAGTGATTGTGCTAACTTCTGTTCTAGTTAGTGGATACTATATTCAACATGTACCAAAATTTGTAGCATGGCTCAAGTACTTCTCCATTAACTACTACATATACCATCTCCTGATTGGGTCTCAGTATGGCTCAAATGACACATACCCATGTTCTCATGGACAGTGTTTGGTTGCAGAATATCCTTTGATAGAACAAATGGGGTTACATTTTCAAGGGAAAATCATGGCTGCATCGGCTCTATTCATTATGCTTATAGGATACAGATTAGTGGCTTATTTGGCTCTGATGAAGATTGGGATGACAAAGAAAATGCGGTAGGAGTCTTAAGTTCTAATACTTAGCCCTTTTGCAGTCACGGTGTACTACCACTCCATCTATAGTCGTATGCACAATGAACTAGCAAATGAATATAAACTTTTAGTAGCTAAAGAAAAACAGGAATGTTGTCTTGTGTAAATAATGACggacactactaaaaattctcatattacatgaaaattttcatgcaaatttgttaaaaaagtttgtaagaaaaaactttttccttctatttttttaaggaTCTAAATTGGCAAGTAATTCCTTCGTGGagaattatttcctacaaaattataaaattcataagtatttcctacaaaatttaaatttgttggaaaagtgttttatacaaaatattttgcaaaaaaattggcagcaatttcccacaaaatttttttcataacaaattaaataaatatttcctaaaaaataaattcaaaacaaaattgacaagaaatatgatattttttagtagtaatatatatatatatatatatatatatatatatatatatattcctatctcaaaataaaaaaaaaaacaaaaatattgtagAATCAGAGAAAATAACACAGAAGAGAGCTTTTCTACTCTATGGAAGAAGGGAAAGACAAAAAGTCTACACAATATGTGAGTTGTTGCTCTAAAAAGTATTTCTCTCTTATTTATAAGAGAGATGTAAGCCTACTTTTCCAAAActtaataaataagttttacaaaaattaccAAATAAGTTTCCTTAACAACCAAGTTTTCCAAATTTCCAAGTAATAGAGAGACAAAGAGTCTACACAAAAACTTTAGAAAAATCTTCATTTTCTAGCACTGATCTTTGAGATTTTTCTTGGATACCCAAAGCTTTGATCTTAACACTTCAAACCTGATCTTGGAGAATGCTTTGTTTGTTTACAGAATCGAAGTTCAGGACAAATGATTGTAGTCTCCATCTCTCATTCATACTCAGTTAGGTCATCCCAGTCTTGCTAAACTACAACAGCTTGTTCCCAATTTGTCAAATTTACATAGTTAATTGTGAGTCATGTCAATTAGGGGAACACAATCTTAGTTCTTTTCCTCGTAGTGTCTCACAACGTGGTTCATCACCTTTTGCCTTAGTTCACTCTAAAATTTAGGGACCTAGTCGTTTTTAGTCTAATCTaggttttcaatattttgttaCCTGTATTAATGATTATTCCATATGCACTTGGTTGCTCTTAATAAAAAACCGTTTGAGttcttttctatatttcaaaccttttataatgaaataaaaactcAGTTTGGGATATCTATTTGAACTTTGCGAACTGATAATGGCCATGAATATCTTTCACATTCTTTTCAACAATTTATGCATTTTCATAGCATTCTCTATCAAACTTCATGTGTTTATACATCCCAACAAAATGGGGTGATTGAACATAAGAATAACATCTTATTTAAACAACTCAAcattcttttaattcatggtgaGGCTATTCTTACcgcatgttattttattaatcataTGCCATCTTTGGTTTTAGATAACAAAATTcctcattttactttatttcctCACGAATCTTTATATCCCTTACCTTTGAAAGTTTTTGGGTTTACATAGCTTCAGATCACACAAATGCCTTTTTTAGGATTTACTAAATCATAAAaaggatacaaatgtttttttcattctcttaGGTGCTATTTTGTTTCTGCAAATGTCACCTTGaatgagttttcttttttatttaaggGGTCCTTCTTCTTCTTATGTGTCTCCGTCTAGTACAATTAATATTTTGCTATATGTGATCCTCCAATTGTGCCTAGTCCACCATCAAATTCTCCTCCTCCATCATCACTTGAGATTTAAAGTTGAAGACATTGTTCCCAACATCCACTACGTGACTCACTTCAAGTGCCAACAATTTTGTCTCCTTCGGCTTTGACAACTGAGTTTGACCTTCTAATTTCCCTATGTACAGGTATATGTTCTAGTCATAATCCCTCTCCACATTATACTACTTTGAGTTACCATAGATTATCTTCACATTTTTATACCtaactttatttcttttgtgtCCATCCCTAAAATTTGACATTAATGACTTAGCCCATCCTAGTTGGCGTCAGGTCATGCTAGATGAATTAAGTGTTCGTCCAAATAGTAGAATTGGGGCGATCGTCCTACTACCGTTTGGGAAATATGTTGTTGGTTGGAGAAGTTTTGCTATCAAAGTTAATCTTGATGGTATTATTGATCTCCTCAAAGATTGACTTGTGGCCAAAGGCTACATATAAATTTTTGGATTGGATTATGGTGATACTTTTTTTCCAGTGAAAAATTTATCTACTGTTCGTTTACTTTTAAATATGGCCGCTCTTCAATAATGGTTACTCTAtcaattgggtgtaaaaaatgtTTTCCTAAATAGGAATTTATAGGAGAAAattatatggagcaacctcttAGATTTGTTGCAAAAGGGAAGTCTTTTTAATTGATGTGCCCTCTATGCAAAtctcactacaagaaaaacataaattatcGACAGTCAATATCCATTTATAACTACAAAAATTTGTTCATTTGTTTCCCCTATTAGACCTATTAGATGTGTGCATATCATGGATCTCATTCGTTTCCCCTATTAGATGTGTGCAGATCATGGATCTCAGTGCAAATCATGGATCTTAGTGTAGATCATGGATTCTAGTGGATCTCAATGTAGATCATGGATCTCAGTGCAGATCATGGATCTCATTACAGATCATGGATCTCATTACAGATCATGGATCTCATGAAAGATCATGGATCTCATTATAGATCATGGATCTCATTACAGATCATGGATCTCATGAAAGATCATGGATCTCATTCGTTTCCCTTATTAGATGTGTGTAGATCATGAATCTCATTTGTTTCCCCTATTAGATGTGTGCAAATCATGGATCTCATTTGTTTTCCCTGATTCCAGTACAATCCTCTTATGGTTTGATGTCCACGAATCATTAGAAAAATAACATCCAATACCAACAATGTCCACctaatgaaaaaagaagaaggaaatgACTTAAGTATGCAGACACAATAAATTGTAAAGAAATTTCAACTACCTCCAACAATCATTAACGTCAAACTCAACAACAATTCAACATGTTCACCACGAGCACCCGAAGTCCATAACCGCTTGAGATCTGCACATAACCGCATTTGTACTTTTTAAACCTACCACACGTTTTTGGTGTTCCTTGCACCACAACAACATTCTTCCATCTCCTTTCACAGCCAAAACCTGCGAAAAAGAACAAAGTGACGATGTTGGTAGACTTCACGTAGCGTTCAACAATGAACAAAGTAGCGACGCCGGTGGGAGCTCGTATAGCGGCCAACGTTGTCGACAGTGACTTCATTTGAGTGTTGAAAGTGTAAGAGATTCTTGTTTGAGTAAACATGGTCGTAGATGGCACCTCATGAATCTGAAGAAGTGACAACGTAACTTTAATAACTTTAGAAGAATGAGGCAGCTAGGGTTATATCAGGTTAATACACTTTTTAATTAGGCCAGAACCACTTTTGGGCCTatctttgaattttaatttttaataaattttaaaactaactaGCGTACACAGGCGATGTCGTGCTtatgtgtacgcattttttaaatatacatgatattataatagtagatgatgataatgtaatgt encodes the following:
- the LOC114169162 gene encoding ABC transporter G family member 9-like codes for the protein MEQEMENIESQTSNITTVQDEAPELFCKGNPSITLKFRDVIYKIKSRKGGFLKSKIEEKVVLNGVTGMVEPGEILAMLGPSGSGKTTLLAALGGKLGGKLYGSITYNGKAFSNAMKRKTGFVTQDDVLYPHLTVTETLVFTAFLRLPSSLSKMEKIEHAKAVVAQLGLTKCKDSIIGGPLLRGVSGGERKRVSIGQEMLINPSLLFLDEPTSGLDSTTAQRIVSILWELANGGRTVVMTIHQPSSRIYSMFHRVLLLSEGNLLYFGNGSEAIEYFTNIGFAPTMPLNPSDFLLDLANGVYTGQSNEDHALNKNKLISAYRNYFDVKFKPVIQEIPEYGRTQGRFEGNEFGEWPTSWSDQFLVLLERDVKERKYASFSGLKVFQVLVVALITGLLWYKCDISRLQDQIGILFFLTSFWGSMPLYQAIFTFPQELMMLEKERSSGMYKLSSYFMSRMVGDLPMELVLPSIFLTIIYWLVGLKNNVVNFSFTLLTILLDVLVSQGLGLAIGAIVMDQKSATTLASVIVLTSVLVSGYYIQHVPKFVAWLKYFSINYYIYHLLIGSQYGSNDTYPCSHGQCLVAEYPLIEQMGLHFQGKIMAASALFIMLIGYRLVAYLALMKIGMTKKMR